DNA sequence from the Melitaea cinxia chromosome 25, ilMelCinx1.1, whole genome shotgun sequence genome:
aaaaaaaattccataatttgatttcaatgagtatctcaggagatatcgcagttttaaaataacatcgcagcaaaataatgatcaagtattgcgcgcgcctctgttctgtagtataatcttatactattaaacgagcaattcttgtatatatatatataaagaatctggatctcggaaacggctccaacgattttcataaaatttagtatgtagGGGGTTTTGGGGGAGagaaatctatctagctaggattcattttcagaaaatgtctttttatccctgtttttagggagtgaaaaaaatatcgttagaatacgaaggtaaatttcgaaaatgtcagtaaagttgtaatagctcaggtgggaaatcggccggtctcGATCGACGGAGAAaaaccacggttcaaatcctcgatcgattattaattttttttttgtaattatcattattatttttcaatttttttttttatttttcaatttttatatttatttatattttatatcattgtcggaaaaaatattattcatattttataaatatgtaattcgtatttaaaaatgatttccaaaaaacacgataactaaaaataccgagctaagctcggtcacccaggtactatatacTTATGTCGGAACCAAGATTTGtatgtagttttaaaatttatacataattatgtaattctataaagagaaaataaaattgttgaaatttaaataccGTCTTcacatctttaattttaatcacaaaCCAATAAAATCACTGAATCATTATCATTTTACCAttacattgtaatatttttgtaacgcCTGCTAATTTATTGCAGCAACAAATAATGTCCCTACAGAATTGCTCAcacgatttttgtttttatttaaaatagaaaataaatgttcCGCTCTGTTGTGATGGTGCGTGTGCTGCATCTGCGGCACCTAAACACTGGCAGTACGATTTTTGTGTTTAAAGTATAAACAAGCgcctcggacagcacgttaagctggCGGTACCggtgttatcatatacacctatATATTGAAAACCGTGTGGAGTATTTTGaagagatatttatatatttacacagGAATAGCTACCGGCaactatattgtattacttttgaCCTATTAACAGCTATTGAGGAGTTCTGCCGAATATCCTCACCTTATCATCAGATGAATTACCATGAATCTACACTGCCGTGCAGATTAGGTTGGCTACTAGGTAAAGCAGTAACCGTTTTACTacttttgtaacattttgaGGTCATTAGATACATTTCTTTTATGAAtacgtttataaaatatatcattaaacctattttattaaacctatattattgttataatttcatatatttagtTCAAACAAATTCAAAACTTTGAAGTCTATTTTCTaagattttgatatttatattttagctaAGCACGACACCATGATATTTcatagttgtgcccgcgacttcggtcgcatgtaatttaacaaataagttattgttcagttcgcaaaattataaaataaaaaaaaattcaaaaataaaagtagcctaaggtactccttactatatcagatATGTGTCAGAGGAAGTCctttcaaaatcggtccagccgtttcaaagattagtcggaacaaacagacagaaagacagacaaacaaaaattgtaaacaatgctattttgttataggtatcgtgtatacatcgatatgcatttagtaaaaagcgattattttagatttcaaaattTCTCTATAATTTGTCATGGTTATATAAGTACTGTTCGGTGGAAATAGAACCACTCCTGGAATTCCCTTAGCTAGACTGTCTTTGGAGTTTAGCCAATTGATGAAAATGCAGCGAACGTACAAAAAATACAGATACTTAAAACATTTAACATCCTTATCTAAAAGCAATCGTAGGGCACAGCGGTaagaatattgtttaaaatctaGGGCAGTCTGACTTGGAAATTACCTTCCAGAAATTTTAGTGGGTTTCCACCTACTAAAAGAAAGCTACATTGTTCCTGACTATGCCATAAAACCGTGCAACACGTACTGCATACGATCGCCTTCAGTGGAGACATATGATTCGTGGTCGCGATCCTCATCATTGAGGGAACGAGGAAAAGAAgaagaattctaaacatttttgaatataatatcaaaaattgaccgctccagcgggattcgaacccgcgtctccgactgaccgtgtcggcgctctagccaattaagctatggaacgatgtacccgctagagcgaaattttggatatgatgatttttatttacatacatataaaaaatagcatggtgtcgtctcctgtcaaagattttcattgtaatatgaaactttgaatagttacgggtctctgtaaagaactcactatagacggagccacggttcgcttaaaccgaaaataaaaatcatcatatcaaaaatttcgctctagcgggtacatcgttccatagcttaattggctagagcgccgacacggtcagtcggagacgcgggttcgaaccccgctggagcggtcaatttttgatatgatattcaaaaatgtttagaattcctaatgtgagggtaacacaaaaataaaatcatacatattaagAAGAAGAATGGCATAAAAAGAACGTTTTTGAATGCATAGATAATAcgcaaatttatttactttttttgttgtttaaatgCATAGAAAAATTggataaaacgaaaaaaaagtcaagataaataaatggaaatgtttattaataaatcaaagatTTAATTAAACAGTTAACCAGAGCCACTGCCAGCGCCTGCTCCAGCACCACCGCCTCCAGCACCCCCAGAACCACTGCCAGCACCTGCTCCAGCACCACCGCCTCCAGCACCTCCAGAACCACTGCCAGCCCCCGCGCCAGCACCACCGCCTCCAGCACCCCCAGAGCCACTACCAGCCCCGGCGCCAGAACCACCGCCTCCAGTTTTTTTAGCACGACTATGCCCAAATGTTTCAGAATCACTCTCAGCCACAGATAAGCCCAGACCTCCGCCAAGTCCCTTGGATTCTTCAGATTCGTAATCTGTAAgcaaaatttgttattaattaatacacaaaatagttaaaaataaaatctgagAGATGATTCATAGAATGCATAATAACAAAGATTTGATCTTTTACTGTAAAGTAATGCATAATATTGCTGTGTGGTTCCGGcagtgaagaatatagccaccccctctcttcccgtgggtgtcgtaagaggtgactaagggtaacacagttctactaccaccttggaacttaaaaagccttaagatggcgggataaccatgtacatgctggttttgaaacacacaggccaaagacaggcagcagcggcttcggtgcgacaaagccagccctgcggtcaccaacccgcctgcccagcgtggtaactatgggcaacacacatgagtttacgccatttttggcgcgaacttgtgaatttctatgtccaacagtggactgtgataggctgaagtgatgaaatgcaattaaaaaagggtatttttatatcaaacaagcgtacggtccaccCCATaataagtgattaccgtagcttatagacgcgtgcacaccagaagcatcgtaagcgcgttgcctaccTTACACCTGGTATTtccagaagctctggctaccttactcaccatagcaA
Encoded proteins:
- the LOC123666288 gene encoding glycine-rich cell wall structural protein-like, translating into MKFFMIASLTLLVVMAVDSTDYESEESKGLGGGLGLSVAESDSETFGHSRAKKTGGGGSGAGAGSGSGGAGGGGAGAGAGSGSGGAGGGGAGAGAGSGSGGAGGGGAGAGAGSGSG